Proteins from one Chitinophaga oryzae genomic window:
- a CDS encoding DUF4286 family protein, with product MIIYNVTAKVATDVHSDWLQWMREEHIPAILSTGLFTDYRMCRLLEQDDSEGPTYVVQFFATSPEHYQTYQAVQANTLRQRGYDLFGDRFVAFHTVMEVI from the coding sequence ATGATCATATACAACGTAACGGCCAAAGTGGCCACAGATGTGCATTCCGACTGGTTACAGTGGATGAGGGAAGAGCATATTCCCGCCATATTGAGCACCGGTCTTTTCACCGATTACCGTATGTGCCGGCTGCTGGAGCAGGATGACTCGGAAGGTCCTACCTATGTAGTACAGTTCTTTGCTACCAGCCCGGAGCACTATCAGACCTATCAGGCCGTACAGGCAAATACGCTCCGGCAAAGGGGTTACGACCTGTTTGGCGACCGTTTTGTGGCCTTTCACACCGTTATGGAGGTCATCTGA
- a CDS encoding exodeoxyribonuclease III, with translation MRIISYNVNGLRSAMTKGFTEWLQTDPADIICLQEIKAHQDNVDFKQFEALGYEHYWFPAQKKGYSGVAVLTRITPDKVYYGSGHTQSDEEGRFIRLDFGDLTLINTYFPSGTSGDLRQTYKYQWLEELFAHLGELKQTRPNLVLCGDYNICHKAIDIHDPVSNKNSTGFLPEERAWMDRFFESGFVDSFRHFNPDPHQYSWWSFRANARNNNKGWRIDYINVTAPLKEKLKHATIYQQVKHSDHCPVFVELSL, from the coding sequence ATGAGAATCATATCGTACAATGTGAACGGCCTCCGTTCCGCTATGACCAAAGGTTTCACCGAGTGGCTGCAAACTGACCCTGCAGACATTATCTGTCTGCAGGAGATCAAAGCCCACCAGGATAATGTGGACTTCAAACAATTTGAAGCGCTGGGTTACGAACATTACTGGTTTCCCGCACAGAAGAAAGGATACAGCGGCGTGGCCGTGCTGACGCGTATTACACCAGACAAGGTGTATTACGGCAGCGGCCACACACAAAGCGATGAAGAGGGCCGCTTTATCCGCCTGGATTTCGGCGATCTGACGCTGATCAATACCTACTTCCCTTCCGGTACCAGCGGAGACCTCCGTCAGACCTATAAATACCAGTGGCTGGAAGAGCTTTTCGCTCATCTCGGCGAGCTCAAACAAACGCGGCCAAACCTGGTGCTGTGCGGCGATTACAACATCTGCCACAAGGCGATCGATATCCACGATCCTGTCAGCAATAAGAATTCCACCGGGTTTCTTCCCGAGGAGAGAGCCTGGATGGACCGGTTCTTCGAAAGCGGCTTCGTAGACAGTTTCCGGCATTTTAACCCGGACCCGCACCAGTACAGCTGGTGGAGCTTCCGCGCCAATGCCCGGAACAATAACAAAGGCTGGCGTATTGACTATATCAATGTGACCGCTCCCTTAAAGGAGAAGCTGAAACACGCCACCATCTACCAGCAAGTGAAACATTCAGACCATTGCCCGGTGTTCGTGGAGCTGTCTTTATAG
- a CDS encoding lipid A deacylase LpxR family protein: MKVFLWGIFICLGTLTIAQAQITQNATRQLRIYEDDDFFNVWGRGTDRGYSNGTAIGYVYMKKKKSTFLDKWLFPKAGPSAINVFEWQLMQVMITPNQIADTSFHPNDFYYAGALFATHGLTSYNPVKKYSFHSELVFGVLGPWAGAEQTQRLFHRLIHYQEPEGWGNQVPNAPLLNYNFSFEAMLWNPVKSLETTGEIGIHAGTMMTSAGASLYGRYGLINPYFGGTDLDAATRRKFQLYVFARPQFALNLFNALLQGGIFRSTDTNFEELTDRQTSHMRRFTIGMDYGIGIGIGRTTIRYTQQTATAWMSGTGKHSVGNITLLIPLSRATYFPQ, translated from the coding sequence ATGAAAGTTTTTTTATGGGGAATATTCATTTGTCTCGGCACGCTGACTATCGCACAGGCACAGATCACCCAGAATGCCACCAGACAGCTACGCATATACGAAGATGACGACTTCTTCAACGTATGGGGAAGGGGAACCGACCGGGGCTACAGTAACGGCACCGCTATCGGTTACGTATATATGAAGAAGAAAAAATCCACTTTCCTTGACAAGTGGCTCTTTCCCAAAGCAGGGCCCTCCGCCATCAATGTTTTCGAATGGCAGCTCATGCAGGTCATGATCACGCCCAATCAGATTGCAGATACCTCCTTTCATCCTAATGACTTTTACTACGCCGGGGCCCTGTTCGCCACGCATGGACTGACCTCCTACAACCCGGTCAAAAAGTACTCCTTCCATTCCGAACTGGTGTTCGGCGTATTAGGGCCGTGGGCCGGCGCAGAACAGACCCAGCGTCTCTTTCACCGGCTGATTCACTACCAGGAACCGGAAGGCTGGGGTAACCAGGTACCTAACGCGCCCCTGCTGAACTATAACTTTTCCTTTGAGGCCATGTTATGGAACCCGGTCAAAAGCCTTGAAACAACGGGGGAAATCGGCATTCACGCCGGCACCATGATGACTTCCGCAGGCGCGTCCCTGTACGGCAGGTATGGCCTCATCAACCCGTATTTTGGGGGAACAGACCTGGACGCCGCCACCCGGCGGAAGTTCCAGCTGTATGTGTTCGCCCGGCCGCAGTTTGCCCTCAACCTGTTCAACGCGCTGCTGCAGGGCGGCATCTTCCGCTCCACCGATACCAACTTCGAAGAGCTGACCGACCGGCAAACCTCGCATATGCGCCGTTTTACCATCGGGATGGACTATGGCATCGGTATCGGCATCGGCCGCACGACCATCCGTTATACCCAGCAGACAGCCACCGCCTGGATGAGTGGTACCGGCAAACACTCCGTCGGTAACATTACCTTGTTAATTCCCCTCTCCAGGGCAACCTATTTCCCGCAATGA
- a CDS encoding 30S ribosomal protein THX, producing the protein MGRGDVKTKRGKIFNKSFGKTRPARTRKAAAAAAPKAEKKA; encoded by the coding sequence ATGGGTAGAGGAGATGTAAAAACCAAAAGAGGTAAGATCTTCAACAAATCTTTCGGTAAAACAAGACCAGCAAGAACAAGGAAAGCCGCTGCTGCAGCTGCTCCTAAAGCTGAGAAAAAAGCATAA
- a CDS encoding SRPBCC family protein, with product MASVFLLQRTQFIPAPLQQVWDFFSDPGNLAKITPPYMRFRVTSPQDDRKIYPGQVITYTVCPLLGIPLEWMTEIVHVRDGEYFVDEQRAGPYRLWHHQHHFREVPGGVEMTDTIHYRLPLGWLGRLAHTMFVRRQLENLFAYRYRVVAERFG from the coding sequence ATGGCCAGTGTCTTTCTATTGCAACGTACCCAGTTTATACCCGCACCACTGCAACAGGTGTGGGACTTCTTTTCCGATCCCGGCAACCTGGCGAAGATCACGCCGCCCTATATGCGCTTCAGGGTTACCTCTCCGCAGGATGACAGGAAGATATATCCCGGGCAGGTGATCACCTATACCGTTTGTCCGCTGTTGGGCATCCCGCTGGAATGGATGACAGAAATTGTACACGTGCGGGACGGCGAGTATTTCGTGGATGAACAACGGGCAGGCCCTTACCGGCTCTGGCATCATCAACACCATTTCAGGGAGGTGCCGGGAGGGGTGGAGATGACAGACACGATCCATTACCGGCTGCCACTGGGATGGCTGGGCCGCCTGGCGCATACCATGTTTGTACGGCGCCAGCTGGAAAACCTCTTCGCTTACCGGTACCGGGTGGTAGCGGAGCGCTTTGGGTAA
- a CDS encoding homocysteine S-methyltransferase family protein, which yields MKSLQDCANERVLIIDGAMGTMIQRYKLQEADYRGTRFADYHMDLKGNNDLLNLTQPQIIEAIHKEYLEAGADIIETNTFSSTSIAMADYDMQALAYELNVAAARLAKKAAAEYTAKNPDRPRFVAGAIGPLNKTLSLSPDVNNPGYRSVSFDEVAEAYEEQIKGLSDGGVDILLIETIFDTLNCKAAIYAIKKYFRESGKPELPVMISGTITDASGRTLSGQTLEAFYISVMHANPFSIGLNCALGGQQMRPYVEELSNIASCYVSCYPNAGLPNAFGEYDEEPEDTACIIEDFASSGFVNIVGGCCGTTPDHIRHIAQHVKNIAPRRKPELVNTLA from the coding sequence ATGAAATCTTTACAAGACTGCGCTAATGAGCGTGTGCTCATCATTGACGGTGCCATGGGCACCATGATCCAGCGATACAAACTCCAGGAAGCTGATTACAGAGGTACCCGTTTTGCCGACTATCATATGGACCTCAAAGGCAACAATGACCTGCTCAACCTCACCCAACCACAGATCATAGAAGCCATCCACAAGGAATACCTGGAAGCGGGCGCCGATATCATCGAGACCAATACTTTCAGCAGCACTTCCATTGCGATGGCCGACTACGACATGCAGGCCCTGGCTTACGAGTTGAACGTGGCTGCAGCCCGGCTCGCGAAGAAAGCGGCTGCGGAGTATACCGCCAAAAATCCGGACAGGCCCCGCTTTGTTGCAGGCGCCATCGGACCGCTGAACAAAACCTTGTCGCTCTCCCCGGACGTAAACAATCCCGGGTACCGCTCCGTGTCCTTCGATGAAGTGGCCGAAGCCTATGAAGAGCAGATAAAAGGCCTTTCAGACGGCGGTGTGGACATCCTGCTGATTGAAACGATTTTCGATACGCTCAACTGTAAGGCGGCTATCTATGCCATCAAAAAGTACTTCCGTGAATCCGGTAAACCGGAGCTGCCGGTGATGATTTCCGGTACCATTACGGATGCATCCGGCCGGACGCTGAGCGGTCAGACCCTGGAAGCTTTCTACATTTCCGTGATGCACGCCAACCCTTTCTCCATAGGCCTCAACTGCGCCCTGGGCGGTCAGCAGATGCGCCCTTATGTGGAAGAGCTGTCCAATATCGCCAGCTGCTATGTCAGCTGTTACCCTAACGCAGGCCTGCCCAACGCATTCGGTGAATACGATGAGGAACCGGAAGATACCGCCTGTATCATTGAAGATTTTGCCAGTTCAGGCTTTGTGAATATTGTGGGCGGCTGCTGCGGCACCACGCCAGACCATATCCGCCATATTGCACAGCATGTAAAAAACATCGCACCGCGCCGGAAACCGGAGCTGGTAAACACCCTGGCATAA
- the metH gene encoding methionine synthase — protein MSASTHSHTSNETIAMEPETAQQRVIRPFMRLSGLEPLVVRPETNFINVGERTNVTGSKKFARLIREGHYEEALSVARQQVENGAQILDVNMDDALLDGEQAMSTFLKLLAAEPDISRIPIMIDSSKFSVIEAGLKCVQGKCVVNSISLKEGEAKFIEQAHICKSFGAAVVVMAFDEHGQADTEEKRVSFSHRAYKILTEKVGYDPQDIIFDPNIFAIATGIEEHNNYAVEFINATRRIKELMPLTKVSGGVSNVSFSFRGNETVREAMHSVFLFHAIKAGMDMGIVNAGMLQIYDDIEPQLRELCEDAILNRRDDATERLIQFADTVKAKGKVVEKDETWRQGTVEERLSHALVNGITEYIDADTEEARQKYARPLDVIEGPLMDGMNIVGDLFGSGKMFLPQVVKSARVMKKSVAILTPYIEEEKLRNQALHGGEIKSAGKILLATVKGDVHDIGKNIVGVVLACNGYEIIDLGVMVPAEKILQTARQENVDIIGLSGLITPSLDEMVHVARELRRQEFDIPLIIGGATTSRTHTAVKIAQEYAHGVVHVLDASRSVTVTGSLLNKALKKDFLASVKTEYEKLNESFRNKKPVKQYLPIAAAQENKTVINWDAFTPVKPKFTGVKVFEDYDLAEIAQYIDWQPFFIAWELHGKFPQILTDEVVGTEATRLYNDAQELLAKVVREKWLGAKAVIGLFPANAIAADSVRVTPEQADIAPVTLEFLRQQIKKAPGQPNQSLADYIAPASTGKTDYIGGFAVTAGIGIEKWLEKFKAEHDDYNSIMLKALADRLAEAFTELMHERVRKEFWGYASEEHLSNEALIREEYMGIRPAPGYPACPEHTEKYKLFDLLNATENTGITLTESLAMYPAASVSGWYFANPEARYFGLGKIEKDQVTDYAARKGWTVEEAEKWLRPNLEYDI, from the coding sequence ATGAGCGCAAGCACACATTCCCATACAAGCAACGAAACGATAGCGATGGAACCGGAAACTGCCCAGCAACGGGTAATCCGGCCGTTTATGCGGCTGAGCGGCCTTGAACCACTGGTAGTAAGGCCCGAAACCAACTTTATCAACGTCGGTGAACGTACCAACGTTACCGGCTCCAAAAAATTCGCCCGCCTTATACGGGAAGGCCACTATGAAGAAGCCCTGTCCGTAGCCCGGCAGCAGGTAGAGAACGGCGCCCAGATCCTGGACGTGAACATGGACGACGCCCTGCTCGACGGGGAACAAGCTATGTCCACTTTCCTGAAACTGCTGGCAGCCGAACCGGACATCTCCCGTATTCCCATCATGATCGACTCCAGTAAATTCAGTGTGATTGAAGCCGGTCTGAAGTGCGTACAGGGCAAATGCGTGGTAAACTCCATCAGCCTCAAGGAAGGGGAAGCCAAATTCATCGAACAAGCCCATATCTGCAAAAGCTTCGGCGCCGCAGTCGTGGTGATGGCATTTGACGAACACGGTCAGGCCGACACCGAAGAAAAAAGGGTGTCCTTCAGCCACCGCGCCTATAAAATACTGACAGAAAAAGTAGGATATGATCCGCAGGACATCATCTTCGACCCCAATATCTTCGCTATCGCTACCGGTATAGAAGAGCACAATAACTATGCGGTGGAATTCATCAACGCCACCCGCCGGATCAAAGAACTGATGCCCCTGACTAAAGTCAGCGGCGGCGTCAGCAACGTGTCTTTCTCTTTCCGCGGTAATGAAACCGTCCGTGAAGCCATGCACTCCGTATTCCTTTTCCACGCCATCAAGGCGGGTATGGACATGGGCATCGTTAACGCCGGTATGCTGCAGATATATGACGATATCGAACCACAGCTCCGTGAGCTCTGTGAGGACGCCATACTAAACCGTCGTGATGACGCCACCGAACGCCTGATACAATTTGCCGATACGGTAAAAGCCAAAGGCAAAGTGGTGGAAAAAGACGAAACCTGGCGCCAGGGCACCGTGGAAGAAAGACTCAGCCACGCACTGGTAAACGGTATTACAGAATATATCGACGCCGACACCGAAGAGGCCCGCCAGAAATATGCCCGTCCGCTCGACGTGATCGAAGGACCGCTGATGGACGGTATGAACATCGTCGGCGACCTGTTTGGCAGTGGTAAGATGTTCCTCCCGCAGGTAGTGAAAAGCGCCCGCGTGATGAAAAAATCGGTAGCCATCCTTACTCCTTATATAGAAGAAGAAAAACTGCGCAACCAGGCACTTCACGGCGGAGAGATAAAATCTGCCGGGAAAATCCTGCTGGCTACCGTAAAAGGCGACGTGCACGATATCGGTAAAAACATCGTTGGCGTAGTACTGGCCTGTAACGGGTATGAAATCATCGACCTGGGCGTCATGGTGCCTGCTGAGAAAATACTGCAGACCGCCCGCCAGGAGAACGTGGACATCATCGGCCTCAGCGGCCTGATCACCCCCAGCCTGGACGAAATGGTACACGTAGCCCGCGAGCTGCGGCGCCAGGAGTTCGATATTCCGCTGATCATCGGCGGCGCCACCACTTCCCGTACCCATACGGCGGTGAAAATAGCGCAGGAATACGCCCACGGCGTGGTACACGTGCTGGACGCCTCCCGCAGCGTGACCGTTACCGGCAGCCTGCTCAACAAAGCATTGAAAAAGGACTTCCTGGCCTCCGTGAAAACAGAGTATGAGAAGCTGAACGAGTCGTTCAGGAATAAAAAACCGGTTAAACAATACCTTCCTATTGCCGCTGCCCAGGAGAACAAAACAGTGATCAACTGGGACGCTTTCACCCCGGTAAAGCCAAAGTTCACCGGCGTAAAAGTTTTCGAAGACTATGATCTCGCCGAAATCGCTCAATATATTGACTGGCAACCCTTCTTCATTGCCTGGGAGCTGCATGGTAAATTCCCGCAGATCCTGACAGATGAAGTGGTGGGAACCGAAGCCACCCGCCTGTACAACGATGCACAGGAACTGCTGGCGAAAGTGGTGCGGGAGAAATGGCTGGGCGCCAAAGCCGTTATCGGACTTTTCCCCGCCAATGCCATCGCTGCCGACAGCGTACGGGTCACCCCCGAACAAGCTGATATTGCGCCGGTGACGCTCGAATTCCTCCGCCAGCAGATCAAAAAAGCGCCCGGACAACCCAACCAGTCCCTTGCGGATTATATCGCTCCTGCTTCCACCGGCAAAACCGACTATATCGGCGGATTTGCCGTTACTGCCGGTATCGGCATCGAAAAATGGCTGGAGAAATTCAAGGCAGAGCATGACGACTATAACAGCATTATGCTGAAAGCCCTGGCAGACAGGCTGGCGGAAGCATTTACAGAGCTGATGCACGAACGTGTACGTAAAGAGTTCTGGGGCTATGCCAGCGAAGAGCACCTCAGCAACGAAGCCCTTATCCGGGAAGAATACATGGGTATACGCCCGGCACCGGGCTATCCCGCCTGTCCGGAGCATACCGAGAAATACAAGCTGTTTGACCTCCTGAATGCTACGGAAAACACCGGTATCACGCTGACCGAATCGCTGGCCATGTACCCCGCCGCCAGTGTAAGCGGCTGGTATTTCGCCAACCCGGAAGCCCGGTATTTCGGTCTCGGTAAAATAGAAAAAGACCAGGTGACGGACTATGCCGCCCGCAAAGGCTGGACAGTGGAAGAAGCCGAAAAATGGCTCCGTCCCAATCTGGAATACGACATTTAA
- a CDS encoding Ig-like domain-containing domain, producing the protein MYQYIRSWAFWLISFMIAVSMTRCANIVPPGGGPRDSLPPSLAAVNPPDSSLHFKNRKVYFVFDEFVELDNVNDKLIVSPTLKRTPIITAKLRTVTMELKDTLQENTTYTFNFSDAIRDINERNAIPEFQYVVSTGNYLDSLQLTGRMIDAENGVPDSNIAVMLYRNLEDSIVSKEKPVYYAKTRPDGSFRFKNMAPGTYKLFALKEEDRDLQYNQPSEMIAFVEKPIVMKEQNVEGVNLLLFMERDSTIKEPLSPQDSLDRANQEAEEQEREKEKEKDKKKKTPKLQITPTLDGGLQELPAPLQLTFNLPLRTLDSARVILGEDSTFAPVTFHTNMDSTHTKLTVFYPWKEGTAYRMIFPADAATDTTGQQLPKPDTISFKSKKASDYAIFGVTLKISDSTRQAINDDSMHYVIQLVQDKAIKYSGTAVNGTWLQKFITPGEYEVRVLLDANGNGKWDRGQYYKEPKRQPERVILVPGKQNLKAYWTLRPTIEI; encoded by the coding sequence ATGTATCAATATATCAGGAGCTGGGCATTCTGGCTGATATCCTTTATGATCGCTGTTTCAATGACCCGCTGTGCCAACATTGTGCCGCCTGGCGGAGGACCGCGCGACAGTCTCCCTCCTTCCCTTGCGGCGGTGAATCCTCCGGATTCTTCCCTGCATTTCAAGAACAGGAAGGTATATTTTGTGTTTGACGAGTTTGTGGAGCTGGACAACGTGAACGATAAGCTGATCGTGTCGCCGACGCTGAAACGCACACCTATCATCACCGCCAAGCTGCGTACGGTGACCATGGAGCTGAAGGATACCCTGCAGGAAAACACCACCTATACGTTCAATTTTTCGGACGCCATCCGGGACATCAACGAGCGCAATGCCATCCCCGAGTTTCAGTATGTGGTGTCTACCGGTAATTACCTGGACAGCCTCCAGCTCACGGGCCGTATGATAGATGCCGAAAACGGCGTTCCGGACAGTAACATCGCCGTGATGCTGTACCGCAACCTGGAAGACTCCATTGTATCCAAGGAGAAACCGGTGTACTACGCCAAAACCCGTCCTGACGGCTCCTTCCGGTTTAAAAATATGGCTCCCGGCACTTACAAGCTTTTTGCACTGAAAGAAGAAGACCGTGACCTCCAGTACAACCAGCCTTCTGAGATGATCGCTTTTGTTGAAAAACCGATTGTGATGAAAGAGCAGAATGTGGAGGGGGTCAACCTCCTGCTTTTCATGGAGCGTGATAGTACGATCAAAGAGCCGCTTTCTCCGCAGGATTCGCTGGACCGGGCCAACCAGGAGGCGGAAGAACAGGAAAGAGAGAAAGAGAAGGAAAAAGATAAAAAGAAAAAAACGCCTAAGCTTCAGATAACGCCCACGCTGGACGGCGGCTTGCAGGAGTTGCCGGCGCCATTGCAGCTGACATTTAATCTTCCGCTGAGAACGCTGGACAGCGCCCGTGTGATTCTGGGAGAAGACAGCACTTTTGCCCCGGTCACTTTCCATACCAATATGGACAGCACCCATACCAAACTGACCGTGTTTTATCCGTGGAAAGAAGGCACCGCTTACCGGATGATCTTCCCGGCTGATGCCGCTACTGACACCACAGGGCAGCAACTGCCCAAACCGGACACTATCAGCTTTAAGTCCAAAAAAGCAAGTGATTACGCCATTTTCGGGGTCACGCTGAAGATCAGTGACAGTACACGGCAGGCCATCAATGACGACTCCATGCATTACGTGATACAACTGGTACAGGATAAGGCCATTAAATACTCCGGCACAGCTGTTAACGGCACCTGGCTGCAGAAGTTCATTACACCCGGTGAATATGAAGTAAGGGTGCTGCTGGACGCCAATGGCAACGGCAAATGGGACCGCGGCCAGTACTACAAAGAGCCCAAGCGGCAGCCCGAACGGGTGATCCTGGTGCCAGGCAAACAGAACCTGAAGGCTTACTGGACGCTCCGGCCAACGATAGAAATATAA
- a CDS encoding HU family DNA-binding protein, with protein MNKAELIDKLAKDAGITKTQANEALDSFTKAVADTLKKGGKVTLVGFGTFSVSKRAARNGRNPQTGQIIKIKAKKVAKFKAGKALSDKL; from the coding sequence ATGAACAAAGCCGAATTAATCGACAAACTTGCTAAAGACGCAGGAATCACTAAAACCCAAGCTAACGAAGCGCTGGACTCTTTCACTAAAGCTGTTGCTGATACCCTGAAAAAAGGTGGTAAAGTAACACTGGTAGGTTTCGGTACTTTCTCTGTTTCTAAACGTGCTGCACGTAACGGTAGAAACCCGCAGACTGGCCAGATCATCAAGATCAAAGCTAAGAAAGTTGCTAAGTTCAAAGCTGGTAAAGCTTTATCCGACAAGCTCTAA
- a CDS encoding DUF3298 and DUF4163 domain-containing protein, protein MKRVLLLLALAGGLLPACHSGNREKDLQDTASVVVPLLSTPYYYTQLKGAVGGRQITMELLKTAPNLFRGYYYYDSTGQPISIWGSQEADQVKIYEDNGSREEERFFGGMLSDDGIFKGVWHGDSTSHHFELHTDLRKAQALKVYYAADSVQLLPSFTGSPLGIASNSILWPDPATDSATAAFLRKAITGDVRVTVPEQFVKRAIDSFVTSYRIAAKDADSSDIADGQSASWNWTTESDMKVVYNTWPLLVIEKYAYDFTGGAHGNSGAFYQTLDLATRKVITPDEFFKPGYKEVLSPLLDKAFRKKFHIDEDESLDQSLLVKTIVPNNNFIVTHKGVAFSYVPYEIGPYALGQVTLFLPFTELKSVLK, encoded by the coding sequence ATGAAAAGAGTGCTTCTATTACTCGCCCTGGCTGGCGGCCTGCTACCGGCCTGTCACAGCGGTAACCGGGAAAAAGACCTGCAAGATACGGCCAGTGTGGTAGTTCCCCTGTTGAGTACGCCCTATTATTATACACAGTTAAAAGGCGCAGTGGGTGGCAGGCAGATCACCATGGAGTTACTGAAAACGGCGCCCAATCTGTTCCGTGGTTATTATTACTATGACAGTACCGGTCAGCCGATCAGTATCTGGGGCAGCCAGGAAGCCGATCAGGTCAAGATTTACGAAGACAACGGCAGCCGGGAGGAAGAGCGTTTCTTTGGCGGCATGCTGAGCGACGACGGCATTTTCAAAGGGGTATGGCATGGCGACAGTACCTCGCATCATTTTGAGCTGCATACAGACCTGCGGAAGGCGCAGGCGCTGAAAGTATATTACGCTGCAGACTCCGTACAACTGTTGCCTTCTTTCACCGGTTCTCCGCTGGGCATTGCGTCCAACAGTATCCTCTGGCCGGACCCGGCTACGGATTCCGCCACGGCTGCTTTCCTGCGGAAGGCGATCACCGGCGACGTCAGGGTTACGGTCCCGGAGCAGTTTGTGAAAAGGGCTATCGATTCTTTTGTGACCAGTTATCGTATCGCCGCAAAGGATGCAGACAGCAGCGACATAGCCGACGGCCAGTCCGCCTCCTGGAACTGGACGACCGAAAGCGACATGAAGGTGGTATATAATACGTGGCCGTTGCTGGTGATAGAAAAGTATGCCTACGACTTTACCGGCGGCGCCCATGGCAATTCCGGGGCGTTCTACCAGACGCTGGACCTGGCCACGCGCAAGGTGATAACACCGGATGAATTTTTTAAGCCTGGTTATAAAGAGGTCTTGTCTCCTTTGCTGGACAAGGCGTTCCGGAAGAAGTTCCACATCGACGAGGATGAGTCGCTGGACCAGAGCCTGCTGGTGAAGACGATCGTGCCGAACAACAATTTTATTGTCACCCACAAGGGCGTAGCGTTCAGTTATGTGCCTTATGAGATCGGGCCTTATGCCCTGGGGCAGGTGACGTTGTTTCTTCCGTTTACGGAGCTGAAAAGCGTTTTAAAATAA
- the recR gene encoding recombination mediator RecR produces MVFSSALIENAVNEFAKLPGIGKKTALRLVLHLLKQETVQVQQFGEAIARMRQQIRFCKVCHNVSDEEICGICSNHSRQRQVVCLVESIRDVMAIENTQQFNGLYHVLGGIISPIDGIGPEQLNIQSLVERVKHQGVEEVIMALSPTIEGDTTIYFLSKKLKEYPVKITTIARGIAFGGELEYADEMTLARSISNRLPLDSYVKP; encoded by the coding sequence ATGGTATTCTCTTCCGCTCTGATAGAAAACGCTGTCAATGAATTTGCCAAGCTGCCGGGCATCGGTAAAAAAACGGCCCTGCGGCTGGTGTTGCACCTGCTGAAGCAGGAAACTGTGCAGGTACAGCAGTTTGGTGAGGCGATAGCCCGTATGCGGCAACAGATCCGCTTCTGCAAAGTATGCCATAATGTTTCCGATGAAGAAATATGTGGTATCTGCAGCAACCATTCCCGGCAGCGGCAGGTGGTTTGCCTGGTAGAAAGCATCCGGGACGTGATGGCCATTGAAAATACACAGCAGTTCAACGGCCTGTATCATGTGCTGGGAGGTATTATCTCCCCTATTGACGGTATCGGCCCGGAACAACTGAATATCCAGTCGCTCGTAGAGCGGGTGAAACACCAGGGCGTGGAAGAGGTGATTATGGCCTTAAGTCCTACCATTGAAGGGGATACCACCATATATTTCCTGTCTAAAAAACTGAAGGAATATCCCGTGAAAATCACCACTATTGCGCGGGGGATTGCTTTTGGCGGCGAACTGGAATATGCCGACGAGATGACGCTGGCCCGGTCTATTTCCAACCGGCTCCCGCTGGACAGTTATGTTAAACCATAA
- the pdxH gene encoding pyridoxamine 5'-phosphate oxidase, with translation MLNQKVADLRKDYKLASLDEQDVAPSPLQQFGKWWNDAISSETDEPNAMTLATSTPDGRPSARIVLLKSFDEEGFMFFTNYESRKGHELAQNPYVTLLFFWRELERQVRIEGIVSRAGENVSDEYYNSRPLGSRIGAIASPQSQVIPNRHFLEEKVNEIAVKYEKEMPQRPEYWGGYIVKPVAMEFWQGRSSRLHDRILYTHITGGSWKIERLAP, from the coding sequence ATGTTAAACCAGAAAGTAGCAGACCTGCGGAAAGACTATAAGCTGGCTTCGCTCGACGAGCAGGATGTAGCCCCGTCACCCTTGCAGCAATTCGGGAAATGGTGGAACGACGCCATTTCCAGCGAAACAGATGAGCCCAATGCCATGACGCTGGCCACCAGCACACCGGATGGACGGCCCTCTGCCAGAATTGTGTTGCTGAAGAGTTTTGATGAAGAGGGATTTATGTTCTTTACCAACTATGAAAGCCGTAAAGGCCATGAACTGGCCCAAAATCCTTACGTGACACTGCTGTTTTTCTGGCGCGAACTGGAACGCCAGGTCAGGATAGAAGGGATCGTGTCCAGGGCAGGAGAGAACGTAAGCGATGAATACTATAACAGCCGTCCGCTGGGCAGCAGGATAGGCGCCATCGCATCACCACAAAGCCAGGTGATCCCGAACCGTCATTTTCTGGAGGAAAAAGTAAATGAGATAGCCGTAAAATATGAAAAGGAAATGCCGCAAAGGCCGGAATACTGGGGCGGATATATCGTGAAACCCGTAGCGATGGAGTTCTGGCAGGGAAGGAGCAGCCGCCTGCACGACCGTATCCTGTATACGCATATCACCGGCGGCAGCTGGAAGATAGAAAGGCTGGCCCCGTGA